A stretch of Bordetella genomosp. 13 DNA encodes these proteins:
- a CDS encoding Bug family tripartite tricarboxylate transporter substrate binding protein has product MNIARFLAGCTLALSALGALSQAPAAWAAGYPDRQVRLIVPTSPGSTADVVARVVAENLGKQLGQPMVVENLSGAAGIPGTRQLVSARPDGYTLAIVSSNHAINPSLYRSMPYDSQRDVTPISVIGTTPLVLVVAKDSPYRTAADLLKAAKAEPGKINYGSSGTGSVLHLAGELLKSKAGVDMVHIPYRGGSALVTDVMSGQVQTAFLAVPSVIAQIQAGQLRALAVSTDKRVPVLPDVPTLAESGVGDYAYDAWIALIGPAGLPADIVQKLQAATQQAMRDKTVLNTLGPQGFVAMGGTSEQAAGTLSAEIAKTRSLVTAAGITPE; this is encoded by the coding sequence ATGAACATCGCCAGATTCCTGGCGGGCTGTACGCTCGCCCTCAGCGCCTTGGGCGCATTGTCGCAGGCGCCCGCCGCTTGGGCGGCCGGCTATCCCGATCGGCAGGTGCGCCTGATCGTGCCGACCTCGCCAGGCTCCACGGCCGACGTGGTCGCGCGGGTGGTGGCAGAAAACCTGGGCAAGCAGCTGGGACAACCCATGGTGGTGGAAAACCTGTCCGGCGCGGCCGGCATACCGGGCACGCGCCAATTGGTATCGGCGCGTCCCGATGGCTATACGCTGGCCATCGTCTCGTCCAACCATGCCATCAATCCCAGCCTGTATCGCAGCATGCCCTACGACAGCCAGCGCGACGTGACGCCGATCTCGGTGATCGGCACCACGCCGCTGGTGCTGGTGGTGGCGAAGGATTCCCCCTATCGCACGGCAGCCGATCTGCTGAAGGCGGCCAAGGCGGAGCCGGGCAAGATCAACTATGGATCGTCGGGCACGGGCAGCGTGCTGCATCTGGCGGGCGAACTGCTGAAGTCCAAGGCCGGCGTCGACATGGTGCACATTCCCTATCGCGGCGGCAGCGCGCTGGTCACCGACGTGATGTCGGGCCAGGTGCAGACCGCCTTCCTTGCCGTCCCGTCGGTCATTGCGCAGATCCAGGCCGGACAGCTGCGCGCGCTGGCGGTCAGCACCGATAAGCGCGTGCCCGTGCTGCCCGACGTGCCGACGCTGGCCGAGTCCGGCGTGGGCGACTACGCTTACGACGCATGGATCGCGCTGATCGGGCCGGCCGGGTTGCCCGCGGACATCGTGCAGAAGCTGCAGGCCGCCACGCAGCAGGCCATGCGCGACAAGACCGTGTTGAACACCCTGGGGCCGCAGGGCTTCGTGGCGATGGGCGGCACCTCTGAACAGGCGGCAGGCACCTTGTCCGCCGAGATCGCCAAGACGCGGTCGCTGGTGACGGCCGCCGGCATTACCCCTGAATAG
- a CDS encoding aconitase family protein, translated as MTSTPIIEGPAKILFLSREAERISAQLRGQALAPDAAAPLREDISTDEITPVPILTHFDETLGRYPYTGLQADRQRPIGPDAIRLSGFNVVVAGKRYGKGSSREHSPMAERSAGIRLVIAESFERIYRQNADNIGLYTSTDLGLVDRLRRGETISVEEIVAGRDGLAAAIVKAGGLLAFGQAHLRDAARADAPAPRRDRPLTLFEKIVRRHLLRTDVTPADPAPGNGVFVRADWRFIHEYYTGMASHMLHARFGRPLRLVDAGRIVVFEDHTSYVEESPNHVRAGIVPNVRAMCQAQRDFVRDYGLRQHRTLTEAEAALDAGANVAGISHAMMAEHYALPGQVVVGTDSHTPHSGALGCAAFGVGTTDMANAFVTGAVRLTMPECIRVELAGRLGAGVTAKDVVLHLLALREIKSGGGVGKVFEFAGEAIAALSIDERATLTNMTAELGGLTGIVAPDAETLRFLKARRGVDAVIEPWMCSDPGAAYAMELKVDCTRLEPMVAAPGDPGNGMALSRLPERPKVDIAYGGSCTAGKREDFDYYHQVLSWAAERGLRVPDGVTLYLQYGTTAVRDYCVSQGYDRTFAAVGARILQPSCGACANCGPGSSTEASQTTVSAINRNFPGRSGPGSVWLASPPTVAASALAGELVSFEELKARQAG; from the coding sequence ATGACGTCTACCCCGATCATCGAAGGACCCGCGAAGATACTGTTCCTGTCGCGCGAGGCCGAACGCATCAGCGCACAGTTGAGGGGTCAGGCACTGGCGCCCGACGCTGCGGCGCCCTTGCGCGAGGACATCTCCACCGACGAGATCACGCCGGTTCCGATCCTGACGCACTTCGACGAGACGCTGGGGCGGTATCCCTACACCGGCCTGCAGGCGGACCGGCAGCGCCCCATCGGGCCGGACGCCATCCGCCTGTCCGGCTTCAACGTGGTGGTGGCCGGCAAGCGCTACGGCAAGGGCTCGTCGCGCGAGCACAGCCCCATGGCCGAGAGGTCCGCCGGCATCCGGCTGGTGATCGCGGAGAGCTTCGAGCGCATCTACCGGCAGAACGCCGACAACATCGGGCTGTACACCAGCACGGACCTGGGGCTGGTGGATCGACTGCGGCGCGGCGAGACCATCAGCGTGGAAGAGATCGTCGCGGGACGCGACGGTCTGGCGGCGGCCATCGTCAAGGCCGGCGGCCTGCTGGCGTTCGGCCAGGCGCATCTGCGCGATGCCGCCCGCGCCGATGCGCCGGCGCCGCGGCGGGACAGGCCGCTTACCCTGTTCGAGAAGATCGTGCGGCGCCATCTGCTGCGCACGGACGTCACGCCCGCGGATCCCGCGCCGGGCAACGGCGTGTTCGTGCGGGCCGACTGGCGCTTCATCCACGAGTACTACACGGGCATGGCCAGCCATATGCTGCATGCCCGGTTCGGGCGCCCGCTGCGCCTGGTGGATGCCGGCCGCATCGTGGTCTTCGAGGACCACACCTCGTATGTCGAGGAAAGCCCGAATCACGTACGGGCGGGCATCGTGCCCAACGTGCGCGCGATGTGCCAGGCCCAGCGCGACTTCGTGCGCGACTACGGCTTGCGCCAGCACCGCACGCTGACCGAGGCCGAGGCGGCGCTGGATGCGGGCGCCAATGTGGCGGGCATCTCGCACGCCATGATGGCCGAGCACTATGCGTTGCCGGGGCAGGTCGTCGTCGGCACGGACTCGCACACGCCGCACAGCGGCGCGCTGGGCTGCGCCGCGTTCGGGGTGGGCACCACCGACATGGCCAATGCTTTCGTCACGGGCGCCGTGCGGCTGACCATGCCCGAATGCATACGCGTCGAGCTGGCGGGCCGGCTGGGCGCGGGCGTGACCGCCAAGGACGTCGTGCTGCACTTGCTGGCCCTGCGCGAGATAAAGTCGGGCGGCGGGGTGGGCAAGGTGTTCGAGTTCGCCGGCGAGGCGATCGCGGCCCTGTCGATCGACGAGCGCGCCACGCTGACGAACATGACGGCAGAGCTGGGCGGACTGACCGGCATCGTCGCGCCCGATGCCGAGACGCTGCGCTTCCTGAAGGCGCGTCGCGGCGTGGACGCCGTCATCGAGCCCTGGATGTGCAGCGACCCGGGCGCGGCCTATGCGATGGAGCTGAAGGTGGATTGCACCCGGCTCGAGCCCATGGTGGCCGCGCCGGGAGACCCGGGCAACGGCATGGCGCTGTCGCGCCTGCCGGAAAGGCCGAAAGTGGACATCGCGTACGGAGGGTCGTGCACGGCCGGCAAGCGCGAGGATTTCGACTATTACCACCAGGTGCTGTCCTGGGCGGCCGAGCGAGGCTTGCGCGTGCCCGATGGGGTGACGCTGTACCTGCAGTACGGGACGACGGCGGTGCGCGATTACTGCGTGTCGCAGGGCTACGACCGCACGTTCGCCGCGGTGGGCGCGCGCATCCTGCAGCCCTCGTGCGGTGCCTGCGCCAACTGCGGTCCGGGTTCATCCACCGAGGCATCGCAGACCACCGTCAGCGCGATCAATCGCAATTTCCCGGGGCGTTCGGGGCCCGGCAGCGTGTGGCTGGCCAGTCCGCCCACGGTGGCGGCAAGCGCGCTGGCCGGGGAACTGGTGTCGTTCGAGGAACTGAAGGCGCGGCAGGCGGGCTGA
- the rraA gene encoding ribonuclease E activity regulator RraA — MSEPFTPPSYRNAPDVIWTTADLCDQALQDPGLGLRVLPPVYRSFGGRPWYFGQVQAARAAQPDGALSLAALLSEPGRNRVLVVDGGASLAHAVLGDRMAAMAVQNGWSGVLVHGCVRDVHALGRMPVGIHALAAVPNRPSAMPPAIAADRLDLHGIAVRTGDWLYADDDGIIVLSRRHTDGDGTAD; from the coding sequence ATGAGCGAACCTTTCACTCCGCCCAGCTACCGCAACGCGCCGGACGTCATCTGGACCACGGCGGATCTCTGCGACCAGGCCCTGCAGGATCCGGGCCTGGGCCTGCGCGTGCTGCCGCCGGTCTACCGTTCTTTCGGCGGCAGGCCCTGGTACTTCGGGCAGGTCCAGGCGGCTCGCGCCGCGCAGCCGGACGGCGCCCTGTCCCTGGCCGCGCTGCTCTCCGAACCGGGCCGCAACCGGGTGCTGGTGGTGGACGGCGGCGCCAGCCTGGCGCATGCCGTGCTGGGCGACCGCATGGCCGCCATGGCCGTGCAGAACGGCTGGAGCGGTGTGCTCGTGCATGGCTGCGTGCGCGACGTGCACGCGCTGGGCCGCATGCCGGTCGGCATACACGCCTTGGCCGCCGTGCCCAACCGGCCGTCCGCCATGCCGCCGGCCATCGCGGCGGATAGGCTCGACCTGCACGGCATCGCCGTACGCACCGGCGACTGGCTGTACGCCGACGACGACGGCATCATCGTGCTGTCGCGCCGGCATACCGACGGCGACGGCACGGCGGACTGA
- a CDS encoding glycosyl transferase gives MNDTIRIFVGCDPNDCDLEQMMVLEYSARKHTSRPIEITWMRLSHDPASPWYSDPEAGRGWNTYKWPTPFSAFRWAVPAACNFQGKALYMDTDMVVLCDLAEVWDMPMENGAVITGRRRGEGWLHCVALWDCAAAAKHLPALDTLRPDRYGHRKMKQFFATHTELIQPMDARYNCIDGDGLPQEQIKILHYSDMGTQFTHRLSLPRLRAEGRAHWFDGDIVPHTRPDLVELFDRYYQEALDAGYSLDKYRNAAPFGAFNKATQKHYTGNRPRGSWLQRLWRRHVARPTA, from the coding sequence TTGAACGACACCATCAGGATATTCGTGGGATGCGATCCCAACGATTGCGACCTGGAACAGATGATGGTTCTGGAGTACAGCGCGCGCAAGCACACCTCGCGGCCCATCGAGATCACGTGGATGCGTCTGTCGCACGACCCGGCCAGCCCCTGGTATTCCGATCCCGAAGCCGGCCGCGGCTGGAACACCTACAAGTGGCCCACGCCCTTCTCGGCGTTCCGCTGGGCCGTGCCCGCGGCCTGCAACTTCCAGGGCAAGGCGCTGTACATGGACACCGACATGGTGGTGCTGTGCGACCTGGCCGAGGTCTGGGACATGCCGATGGAGAACGGCGCCGTCATCACGGGCCGCCGGCGTGGCGAGGGCTGGCTGCACTGCGTGGCGCTATGGGATTGCGCCGCCGCCGCCAAGCACCTGCCGGCACTGGACACGTTGCGCCCCGACCGTTATGGCCATCGCAAGATGAAGCAGTTCTTCGCCACGCACACCGAGCTGATCCAACCCATGGACGCCCGGTACAACTGCATCGACGGCGACGGGCTGCCGCAGGAGCAGATCAAGATCCTGCACTATTCCGACATGGGCACGCAGTTCACGCATCGCCTTTCCCTGCCGCGCCTGCGCGCCGAGGGGCGCGCGCACTGGTTCGACGGCGACATCGTGCCGCACACGCGCCCCGACCTGGTGGAGCTGTTCGACCGCTACTACCAGGAAGCGCTGGACGCGGGATACAGCCTGGACAAGTACCGCAACGCAGCGCCGTTCGGCGCCTTCAACAAGGCCACGCAGAAGCACTACACGGGCAACCGGCCCCGCGGCAGCTGGCTGCAGCGGCTGTGGCGCCGGCACGTGGCGCGGCCGACGGCATAA
- a CDS encoding winged helix-turn-helix transcriptional regulator codes for MKDLVSRCPIEEVMQVLSGRWPTLLIYYLSQGTKRFSDLRRDNPTISHRMLTLELRKLELAGIVQRTEFPGYPLRVEYELTAAGRALVPLIDALGDWWEANAPAADPVPAALPA; via the coding sequence ATGAAAGACCTGGTCTCGCGCTGCCCCATCGAGGAAGTGATGCAGGTGCTCAGCGGTCGCTGGCCCACGCTGCTGATCTATTACCTCAGCCAGGGCACCAAGCGATTCAGCGACCTGCGCCGCGACAATCCGACGATCTCGCATCGCATGCTCACGCTGGAACTGCGCAAGCTGGAATTGGCCGGCATCGTGCAGCGCACCGAGTTTCCCGGCTACCCGCTGCGCGTGGAGTACGAACTGACTGCGGCGGGCCGTGCGCTGGTCCCGTTGATCGACGCGCTGGGCGACTGGTGGGAGGCCAACGCCCCCGCTGCCGATCCCGTGCCGGCCGCGCTGCCGGCCTGA